From the genome of bacterium:
GTCACTTGCTGTTCCTGTTGCGGTCCGCATTGCGCTGGTCGGCGGCGTAATCCTCGGTCTTGTGGCGGACAATCTCGCCCTCTACCAGGTAGATCACATCCTCGGCGATGTTGGTGGCGTGGTCGGCGATGCGCTCCAGGTGCCGTGAGATGCTGATGAAGTGCATCAGGACGTTGAGGTCCTCGCTCTGGGAGCGGATGCCGTCCTTGACCTGCTCGTACATGCGGCGGTTGATCTCGTCCACCTCGTCATCCGTGGCCAGCACCTGGCGCGCCAGACGGGCGTCGTTGTTCACCAGGGCGTCCAGGCTCTGGCGCAGCATGGTCTGGGTCTTGGCGGTCATGCCCGCGAAGTCGAAGACCATTTTCACGCCGTGGCTGACCGTGGAGAGGAACGCGGCCCGCTCGGCGATGTTCACCGCCAGGTCGCCGATACGCTCCAGGTCGTTGTTGATCTTGAGCACGGAGACGATGAAGCGCAGGTCGAAAGCCACCGGCTGGTGCAGGGCCAGGATCTTCAGGCTTTCCTCCTCGACCTCCACCTCCATGTTGTCGATCTCGATGTCGCTCTTGATGACTTTCTGGGCCAGGGCGGCATCGCGCTTCTCGACCGCGCGCACGGCCAGGTGGACGTTTTCCTCGGCCATGGCGCTTACCGCCAGGATCATGCGCTTTAGCTTCTCGATGCTTTTCAGCAAGTGCTGTGACATAGGTCTCTGCCTCCCCGCACGATCAACCGAAACGGCCGGTGATGTAGTCCTCGGTCTTTTTCTCCCGG
Proteins encoded in this window:
- the phoU gene encoding phosphate signaling complex protein PhoU, encoding MSQHLLKSIEKLKRMILAVSAMAEENVHLAVRAVEKRDAALAQKVIKSDIEIDNMEVEVEEESLKILALHQPVAFDLRFIVSVLKINNDLERIGDLAVNIAERAAFLSTVSHGVKMVFDFAGMTAKTQTMLRQSLDALVNNDARLARQVLATDDEVDEINRRMYEQVKDGIRSQSEDLNVLMHFISISRHLERIADHATNIAEDVIYLVEGEIVRHKTEDYAADQRNADRNRNSK